In one window of Episyrphus balteatus chromosome 3, idEpiBalt1.1, whole genome shotgun sequence DNA:
- the LOC129914679 gene encoding uncharacterized protein LOC129914679, which produces MEDTTNNNHIPQELINSIPVDLNQNHVEETKIEENGAVGGADVCNNKQQELLDMVFSLESEKQGIIEESRRRIMQLRKDLEESLGENEKQKRRIIQLEQTLVQSAALGGGEGPKSKQDQEELLLRAKTLLFEKTKVCKQQEQQIATLKAHVDSMKDVVAVTKDMLNLKTAEADHTQSRLDTAMLRIKAERDKCVIFEKKLAISQAVYEKLRSEYDVQSNIFKGLKEAYEQKVVVLTNALERAKQD; this is translated from the exons atgGAAGATACTACAAATAATAATCATATTCCTCAAGAATTGATCAATTCGATTCCAGTggatttaaatcaaaatcatgtagaagaaacaaaaatagaggAAAATGGAGCAGTTGGTGGTGCAGATGTCTGTAATAATAAGCAACAAGAACTTCTTGATATGGTGTTTTCATTGGAAAGTGAAAAACAGGGTATAATCGAAGAGTCACGTAGGCGAATAATGCAATTGCGAAAGGATCTTGAA GAATCACTGGGCGAGAATGAAAAGCAAAAGAGAAGAATAATCCAGTTGGAACAAACTCTTGTCCAATCAGCAGCTTTAGGTGGCGGCGAAGGTCCCAAATCCAAACAAGATCAAGAAGAACTTTTGCTTAGAGCAAAAacacttttatttgaaaagacaAAAGTTTGCAAACAACAAGAACAGCAAATAGCCACACTCAAGGCACACGTCGATTCAATGAAGGATGTTGTTGCTGTCACCAAGGACATGTTGAATCTCAAAACTGCCGAAGCCGATCACACACAATCACGTTTGGACACAGCAATGCTGAGGATAAAGGCTGAACGAGACAAGTGTGTTATTTTTGAGAAGAAACTTGCCATCTCACAGGCTGTCTATGAAAAACTTAGGTCAGAATATGATGTGCAGTCAAATATTTTCaag gGATTAAAAGAAGCCTACGAACAGAAAGTGGTTGTTCTAACAAACGCATTGGAACGGGCGAAGCAAGATTAG
- the LOC129915785 gene encoding zinc finger CCHC-type and RNA-binding motif-containing protein 1-like, which produces MNEEKHTPSRSTVYASNLPFSLTNNDIHKIFEKYGRIIKVTTMCDKNTRKSKGVSFIHFLKIQDAQTCVDELNETELFGRTIKASIAKDNGRGTEFVKRREYTDKTRCYQCGEFGHLSYKCTQNVLGERVPQKPSNRKERTYRLRRHSETQVYHQIEEDEPTTTVQFCEQSSIIVKRKRFKKDSYFSDEEEVEENE; this is translated from the exons atgaatgaagaaaaacataCACCCAGCCGGAGCACCGTTTATGCCTCGAATTTACCATTTTCCCTCACAAACAACGATattcataaaatatttgaaaaatatggaAGAATTATTAA AGTCACTACAATGTGCGACAAAAACACAAGAAAATCCAAAGGAGTGTCTTTtattcactttttaaaaatccaagaCGCACAAACTTGTGTGGATGAACTCAATGAAACAGAG CTCTTTGGAAGGACAATCAAAGCGAGCATAGCCAAAGACAATGGACGTGGTACAGAGTTTGTAAAAAG ACGAGAATACACAGACAAAACGAGATGCTATCAATGCGGCGAATTCGGTCACTTGAGTTATAAATGCACACAGAACGTTCTGGGAGAACGAGTTCCTCAGAAGCCTTCTAATCGGAAGGAACGTACTTACCGCCTCCGTCGACACAGTGAAACCCAAGTTTACCACCAGATTGAAGAG GATGAACCTACGACAACTGTGCAATTCTGTGAACAATCTTCAATCATTGTCAAAAGAAAGCGATTCAAAAAAGATTCTTATTTCAGTGACGAGGAAGAAGTTGAAGAGAATGAATGA
- the LOC129915784 gene encoding DDB1- and CUL4-associated factor 13 produces MKVKVICRNPDEYLRETKTDLHKVPRNYDPSQHPLESVREYVRALNATKLDKVFAKPFVGNLSGHRDGVSCFGKHPNRLSTLISGAYDGEVRIWDLANRASIRSFVAHSGFVRGIAFSVDGSNLFTAGDDKTVKMWHLGNVEDTEIEEPSNTFMSRTIITGISHNIKESVFATCGEACTIWDVNRNDPLKTLKWGNDNLHAIAFNPVETTLLSACGSDRSIILYDKREAQPIRKLVLSMRSNKLSWNPMQAFNFTVANEDCNLYTFDTRQLTNPIKIHYDHVSAVTDVDYSPTGKEFVTGSYDKTIRMYDVHKSHSREIYHTKRMQRIACVAWSLDNKYVFSGSDEMNIRMWKARASEKLGVVRPRERSNFNYQNTLKEKYAAHPQIKRIARHRQVPKHVLNAQKKMNAIKQKEKEKEANIRAHSKPGTKPFVGEKKKLIIKED; encoded by the exons ATGAAAGTCAAAGTAATTTGCCGAAATCCAGATGAATATTTGCGTGAAACAAAAACTGATTTACACAAAG ttcCACGCAATTATGATCCCTCCCAACATCCACTCGAATCTGTTCGAGAATATGTCCGCGCTCTAAATGCCACCAAATTAGACAAAGTATTTGCCAAACCTTTTGTTGGCAATCTAAGTGGCCATCGTGATGGTGTTTCCTGTTTTGGAAAGCACCCAAATCGCCTTTCAACTTTGATTAGTGGCGCCTACGACGGCGAAGTCCGTATCTGGGATTTAGCCAACAGAGCAAGTATACGAAGCTTTGTTGCTCATAGTGGTTTCGTTAGGGGAATAGCTTTCTCTGTCGATGGTTCAAATCTTTTCACTGCCGGAGATGACAAAACTGTTAAAATGTGGCATCTCGGCAATGTGGAAGATACAGAAATCGAAGAACCATCGAATACTTTCATGTCCCGAACCATAATCACTGGCATCTCTCACAACATCAAAGAAAGTGTCTTTGCAACTTGTGGTGAAGCATGTACAATTTGGGATGTGAATAGAAATGATCCCCTAAAGACTTTAAAATGGGGCAATGACAATTTACACGCTATTGCCTTTAATCCGGTTGAGACAACTCTGCTGTCGGCTTGTGGAAGCGATAGGAGTATCATTTTGTATGATAAGAGGGAAGCTCAACCCATAAGGAAGCTTGTTCTCTCCATGAGGAGTAACAAACTCTCTTGGAATCCAATGCAGGCCTTCAATTTCACTGTTGCCAATGAAGATTGCAA CTTATACACATTCGACACTCGCCAATTGACTAATCCCATCAAAATCCATTATGACCATGTTTCTGCAGTCACCGATGTTGACTACTCGCCAACAGGCAAGGAATTTGTCACTGGAAGCTACGACAAGACAATCCGAATGTACGATGTCCACAAGAGTCACTCCCGAGAAATCTATCACACCAAACGAATGCAACGTATTGCCTGCGTTGCCTGGAGTTTGGACAACAAATACGTTTTCTCTGGATCAGACGAGATGAATATACGAATGTGGAAGGCCAGAGCATCGGAAAAGCTTGGTGTTGTCAGACCACGTGAACGATCGAACTTTAATTACCAGAATACTTTGAAGGAGAAGTATGCTGCCCATCCACAAATCAAACGAATTGCCCGCCATAGACAAGTACCCAAACATGTCCTCAATGCACAGAAGAAGATGAATGCAATCAAGCAAAAGGAGAAAGAGAAGGAGGCAAATATTCGGGCACATTCGAAGCCGGGTACGAAACCTTTTGTTGGAGAGAAGAAGAAATTGATTATAAAAGAGGATTAG
- the LOC129916318 gene encoding ATP synthase mitochondrial F1 complex assembly factor 1, with protein MACTRRLLPSLVINSLTKRSFMMSSKLRAEEVLDDIKTKNPYFEKYAAKIAALQKTSPDEFVERMEKVVTIKEAKKKKENRDYSELLNPKKPVKEVTGEIPHKKLSDIMKLELVEDKSADELKQIWYEYHKTKDVIAATLTIEQFDTLMTRAKQHPIFILPLPRSEGFEIFLLQFSANTVHFTPLLAYQIHNENAPECLNIVHYTEVKDKGVILMRGEYDSKVLTGQEAQCLANELQMFYCMNDPAKLKVLETFTKQPDSFKHMDLIKQVEEIQLK; from the exons ATGGCATGTACTCGTAGATTATTACCATCTCTTGTCATAAATTCTCTAACAAAACGTTCATTTATGATGTCTTCCAAACTACGAGCTGAAGAAGTCCTCGATGacattaaaaccaaaaatccctactttgaaaaatatgctGCCAAAATAGCAGCTCTACAAAAAACATCACCCGATGAGTTTGTGGAACGAATGGAAAAAGTTGTTACCATCAAAGAAGCTAAGAAAAAGAAGGAAAATCG TGATTACTCTGAACTTTTGAACCCAAAGAAACCTGTCAAAGAGGTGACAGGTGAAATCCCCCATAAAAAGCTCTCAGACATCATGAAACTGGAACTTGTCGAAGACAAATCTGCCGacgaattaaaacaaatttggtACGAATATCACAAAACCAAAGATGTGATTGCTGCCACTTTGACCATCGAGCAATTTGATACTCTGATGACCCGTGCAAAGCAACATCCAATTTTCATCCTTCCCCTGCCTCGCAGTGAAGGATTTGAGATCTTTTTGTTGCAATTTTCAGCAAATACTGTTCATTTTACACCTCTTTTAGCTTATCAG ATTCACAATGAGAACGCACCTGAATGCCTCAACATTGTCCATTACACCGAGGTCAAGGACAAAGGAGTGATTCTGATGAGAGGTGAATACGACAGCAAGGTACTTACCGGCCAGGAAGCACAGTGCTTAGCTAATGAACTTCAAATGTTCTATTGCATGAATGATCCGGCCAAGTTGAAGGTCTTGGAGACTTTCACCAAACAGCCAGATAGCTTCAAGCACATGGATTTGATCAAACAAGTTGAAGAAATTCAAttgaaatag
- the LOC129914460 gene encoding probable prefoldin subunit 5, with protein MASNPSGGEQIDLEKLSLEQLQQIKAEFQQEVEAIQDSIQTLYNCKAKYATSKEALEQVQPDWQNKEILVPLTSSMYVPGTIKDMDNFVIDVGTGYYVEKDLETSKDYFKRRVEYVQEQMEKIEKIQYQKSRFLSVLVSVMEQKQQMAKQGA; from the exons ATGGCATCCAATCCCTCAGGTGGTGAACAAATAGATTTGGAGAAATTAAGTCTGGAACAATTGCAACAAATTAAAGCCGAATTCCAACAA GAAGTTGAAGCCATTCAAGATTCAATACAAACCCTCTACAATTGCAAAGCTAAATATGCCACCTCCAAAGAAGCTCTCGAACAAGTGCAACCCGATTGGCAAAACAAAGAGATCCTTGTTCCCCTCACAAGCAGCATGTATGTCCCAGGGACAATCAAAGACATGGATAATTTTGTAATTGATGTTGGCACTGGTTATTATGTTGAAAAG GACCTTGAAACATCAAAAGATTACTTCAAGCGTCGAGTTGAATACGTTCAAGAGCAAATGGAGAAAATCGAAAAGATCCAATACCAGAAGAGCCGGTTTCTGAGTGTTCTAGTCAGTGTCATGGAACAGAAACAGCAGATGGCCAAGCAAGGAGCTTAA